In the Lysinibacillus sp. PLM2 genome, one interval contains:
- a CDS encoding amino acid transporter encodes MNNLFRKKDISQLLNKTNTVQLPKTLGAFDLIMLGVGAIVGTGIFILPGTVSATHSGPAIVFSFIIAAIVCALAGMCYSEFSSSVPVTGSAYTYGYIVFGEIVAWFVGWALVLEYGLASASVATGWSSYFVNLVEGLGIHIPAALAGPFDPTNGTYINLPAIFIVLIISFLLTLGMQESTRINKIMVFVKVGVILLFILVGVFYVEPANWQPFTPFGINGVFTGAALVFFAYLGFDAVSSAAEEVKNPQRNLPIGIIGSLLICTLLYVFVSLVLTGIVSYTDLNVTDPVSFAMQIAGQNWVSGIISLGAVFGMMTVILVMIYGGTRLLYALGRDGLLPKVMQELNPKHQTPVKNTWFFGILIAICAGLVPLGKLAELVNMGTLIAFMVVSIGIIFLRKNKQIPSDGFKVPLYPVIPILSFLACLFLISQLSVDTWIACGIWFLVGMVFYFLYGRTHSTMNK; translated from the coding sequence TTGAACAATTTATTTCGTAAAAAGGATATTTCACAGTTATTGAATAAAACGAATACTGTGCAATTACCTAAAACGCTTGGTGCATTTGATCTAATTATGCTTGGTGTAGGTGCTATTGTAGGAACGGGTATATTCATTCTCCCCGGAACAGTATCAGCCACTCATTCAGGCCCAGCGATTGTTTTTTCATTTATTATTGCAGCCATTGTTTGTGCACTTGCGGGAATGTGCTATTCTGAGTTTTCCTCATCAGTTCCTGTAACTGGTAGTGCCTATACATATGGGTACATTGTATTTGGTGAAATTGTAGCCTGGTTTGTAGGATGGGCATTAGTCTTAGAATACGGACTAGCATCTGCATCCGTAGCAACCGGATGGTCTTCATACTTCGTCAATCTAGTAGAAGGATTGGGCATTCATATTCCAGCTGCATTAGCCGGACCTTTTGATCCTACAAATGGAACATATATTAACTTACCAGCAATTTTTATTGTTTTAATTATTTCTTTTTTATTAACACTGGGGATGCAGGAATCCACACGAATCAATAAAATAATGGTGTTCGTTAAAGTAGGGGTTATTTTACTATTTATACTCGTAGGTGTTTTTTATGTAGAGCCTGCAAACTGGCAACCCTTTACCCCATTTGGCATTAATGGTGTCTTTACTGGAGCCGCCCTCGTATTCTTTGCGTACTTAGGTTTTGATGCAGTATCTTCTGCAGCTGAGGAAGTTAAGAATCCTCAAAGAAATTTACCTATAGGAATTATCGGTTCTTTATTAATATGTACTTTACTATATGTATTCGTTTCGTTAGTTCTAACAGGTATTGTTTCGTATACAGATCTTAATGTAACGGATCCAGTAAGCTTTGCTATGCAAATAGCAGGACAAAATTGGGTGTCTGGAATTATATCATTAGGTGCGGTCTTTGGTATGATGACCGTTATTCTTGTTATGATTTATGGTGGGACAAGACTTCTTTATGCCCTTGGTCGTGACGGTTTATTACCTAAGGTTATGCAAGAATTAAACCCTAAACATCAAACGCCTGTGAAGAACACTTGGTTTTTCGGCATTTTAATTGCTATATGTGCAGGTCTAGTACCATTAGGCAAGCTAGCAGAGTTAGTCAATATGGGGACATTAATTGCTTTTATGGTCGTTTCGATTGGCATAATTTTTCTACGCAAAAATAAGCAGATACCTTCTGATGGATTTAAAGTCCCTTTATATCCAGTCATTCCAATCTTATCCTTTTTGGCTTGTCTATTTTTAATCAGCCAGCTTTCAGTTGATACTTGGATTGCCTGTGGAATATGGTTTTTAGTCGGAATGGTCTTCTATTTCTTATATGGCCGAACTCATAGCACAATGAATAAATAG
- the celE gene encoding peptidase M20 yields MEKKNLDLAIQLRHELHAHPELSYQEFWTKQHLMDFLKSHTSNLDIVDKGKYFYAIYRVGEDRPNIAFRADFDALPIPETIDLPWGSQFPGIAHKCGHDGHSATLAGFALEVDQKGADHNIFFLFQHAEETGQGAYEAQEFIDEENIDEIFGYHNMSGLQEGVVGVIDGTAHCASRGMSIKMIGSPSHASEPENGINPAYTISKIIDSIPQFTSAENNEGLVLCTIIQIDVGSENYGISAHEGTLRMTIRAEKEEELNRLQHNIEGLANRLCEEQGIKVSFTYHDEFPETVNHKESSDKIRGICKEKNLPIFELSKAYRPSEDYGYYLKKTKGAYCFIGNGENYPALHTYEYDFRDENIEIGVELFKGLAGVK; encoded by the coding sequence ATGGAAAAGAAAAATTTAGACTTAGCGATTCAATTACGTCATGAGTTGCATGCGCATCCTGAACTTTCTTATCAAGAGTTTTGGACAAAGCAACATTTAATGGATTTCCTTAAATCGCACACTTCAAATTTGGACATCGTGGATAAAGGAAAATATTTTTATGCCATTTACCGTGTCGGCGAAGATAGACCGAATATTGCCTTCCGCGCAGATTTTGATGCTCTTCCGATTCCTGAAACCATTGATTTACCTTGGGGCTCGCAATTCCCTGGCATTGCTCATAAATGTGGACATGATGGCCATTCAGCGACACTTGCTGGATTTGCTTTAGAAGTGGATCAAAAAGGGGCTGATCATAATATCTTCTTCCTTTTCCAGCATGCTGAGGAAACTGGACAAGGTGCATATGAAGCACAAGAATTTATCGACGAAGAAAATATCGATGAAATTTTTGGATATCATAATATGTCAGGATTACAAGAAGGGGTTGTGGGTGTAATCGATGGTACTGCACACTGTGCATCTCGAGGAATGTCTATAAAAATGATTGGCTCTCCATCCCATGCTAGTGAGCCTGAAAATGGCATTAACCCTGCATATACAATTTCCAAAATTATTGATAGCATTCCACAGTTTACTTCAGCAGAAAACAATGAAGGTTTAGTACTATGTACGATTATCCAAATAGATGTTGGTTCAGAAAACTATGGTATTTCTGCTCATGAAGGAACATTACGAATGACGATTCGAGCGGAGAAAGAAGAAGAATTAAACCGACTTCAACACAATATTGAAGGGCTCGCAAATAGACTTTGTGAAGAACAAGGTATAAAAGTTAGTTTTACATATCATGATGAATTCCCTGAAACAGTTAATCATAAAGAAAGCTCTGATAAAATTCGTGGAATTTGTAAAGAAAAGAACTTACCAATATTTGAGCTTTCAAAGGCTTATCGCCCTTCAGAAGATTACGGTTACTATTTGAAAAAAACAAAAGGAGCTTATTGCTTTATTGGTAACGGAGAAAATTATCCTGCCTTGCACACTTATGAATACGATTTCCGTGATGAAAATATTGAAATTGGTGTAGAGTTATTTAAAGGACTTGCAGGAGTAAAATAG
- the ylmD gene encoding laccase domain protein YlmD gives MNTKMYVNKENLLAGITLKDKKEFEFNNMALHICEEEEHIIQNRMKLANLLQCRVEDFVCANQTHSANVHKVTVEDKSRGALSLNNAIPNTDALYTYESNVLLCTFTADCVPVVFHHEKKGLIGVIHSGWQGTVKEITLKVFNKLIEEEGCNPEGFQVILGPALSQEKFEVDEDVYIRFRDLGYADEFMYYKDKTHKFHIDNQQTVKKQCELAGIPSVNIAIDRTCTFLSDEGFSYRQDKKSGRHLSFIMKK, from the coding sequence ATGAATACAAAAATGTATGTAAACAAGGAGAATCTTCTTGCGGGAATTACGTTAAAAGACAAGAAGGAATTTGAATTCAATAATATGGCACTACACATTTGCGAAGAGGAAGAACACATTATTCAAAATCGAATGAAGCTGGCTAACCTTCTTCAGTGCCGTGTCGAGGATTTTGTTTGTGCCAATCAAACCCATAGTGCTAATGTCCATAAAGTGACGGTAGAAGATAAAAGTAGAGGCGCACTATCTTTGAATAATGCCATTCCAAATACGGATGCCCTTTACACCTATGAATCAAACGTTCTCTTATGTACTTTTACGGCAGATTGTGTTCCAGTTGTTTTTCACCATGAAAAAAAAGGACTCATTGGTGTCATTCATTCTGGCTGGCAGGGAACTGTTAAAGAAATCACATTAAAGGTATTTAACAAGTTGATCGAAGAAGAAGGCTGTAATCCTGAAGGTTTCCAAGTTATCCTAGGCCCAGCTTTAAGTCAAGAGAAGTTCGAAGTAGATGAGGATGTTTATATTCGCTTTAGAGACTTAGGATATGCAGATGAGTTTATGTATTATAAAGATAAGACCCACAAGTTTCATATTGATAATCAACAAACCGTAAAAAAGCAATGTGAGCTAGCGGGTATTCCTTCTGTCAATATTGCGATTGATCGTACTTGCACATTCTTAAGTGACGAAGGCTTTTCCTATCGTCAGGACAAAAAGAGTGGCAGACATTTAAGTTTTATAATGAAGAAATGA
- the yaaH_2 gene encoding spore germination protein YaaH, translated as MLIHVVKRGETLWQLARQYNVSVNSIQQINQLPDPNILLLGQSLVIPVAGTLHMIQPGESISSISRQYGVSINAILQANQIINPNLLYPGNTLYIPPLVHVVQPGQNLLQIANLYGTTVDAIVRENQIQNPNVIYAGSRLIIPKRKRVIEVNAYSYQKDEDAASSVNEIGHLLTYFSPFAYMIKEDGTLEPFDDDLMLNAAVSRNAVPMLAITNLSATSTGTNLAHAVLSSPELRETLITNVLQLMDAKGYRGVNIDFEYVEPRDRENYNEFLQLAVDRLHERGYFVSTALAPKTSDTQEGLLYTAHDYEAHGRIADFVVLMTYEWGWRGASPQAISPINQMRRVVEYALSVMPANKIFLGFQIYARDWKIPHVEGAVAETFSPQEAIRRATQYNAVIQYDTVAQSPFFRYTDTNGQGHEVWFEDARSAQAKFDMAKQYNLRGISYWALGYPFPQNWALLNDNFTIQKLTNS; from the coding sequence GTGTTAATCCATGTTGTGAAGAGGGGCGAGACTCTTTGGCAGCTTGCTCGTCAGTACAATGTTAGTGTCAATAGTATCCAACAAATTAACCAATTACCCGATCCGAACATCCTACTTTTAGGCCAATCCCTTGTAATCCCAGTAGCAGGTACTCTTCATATGATTCAGCCAGGTGAATCCATTTCATCGATCTCAAGGCAATATGGTGTTTCAATAAATGCTATTTTACAAGCAAATCAAATTATCAATCCGAATCTTCTGTACCCTGGAAATACGCTTTATATTCCCCCATTAGTCCATGTCGTCCAACCGGGACAAAACCTACTTCAAATTGCAAATCTTTATGGTACTACTGTTGATGCCATCGTTAGAGAAAATCAAATACAAAACCCAAATGTTATTTATGCAGGTAGTAGGTTAATCATTCCAAAAAGAAAACGAGTTATTGAAGTTAATGCCTATTCGTATCAAAAGGATGAGGATGCAGCTAGTTCTGTAAATGAAATAGGCCATTTACTAACGTATTTCAGTCCTTTCGCATATATGATTAAAGAAGATGGAACATTAGAACCTTTTGATGACGATCTCATGCTAAATGCTGCTGTTTCAAGAAATGCAGTTCCTATGTTAGCAATAACAAACCTATCCGCCACTAGTACCGGTACCAATTTAGCTCATGCTGTTTTATCAAGCCCAGAACTTAGGGAAACACTTATTACAAATGTTCTTCAATTAATGGATGCAAAAGGTTACAGGGGCGTTAATATTGACTTTGAATATGTTGAGCCACGCGATCGTGAAAATTATAATGAATTTTTACAACTAGCTGTCGATCGGTTACATGAGAGAGGTTATTTCGTTTCGACCGCATTAGCACCTAAAACAAGCGACACACAGGAAGGTCTACTCTATACCGCGCATGACTATGAAGCTCATGGTCGGATTGCAGACTTTGTTGTATTAATGACCTACGAATGGGGCTGGAGAGGGGCATCCCCGCAAGCTATTTCTCCTATAAATCAAATGAGAAGAGTAGTTGAATATGCACTATCCGTGATGCCAGCTAATAAAATTTTTCTTGGTTTTCAAATTTACGCAAGGGATTGGAAAATTCCACATGTAGAAGGGGCTGTCGCAGAAACATTTAGTCCTCAAGAGGCAATCAGACGAGCAACTCAATATAATGCTGTTATTCAATATGATACAGTCGCTCAATCACCATTTTTCCGTTATACGGACACAAACGGGCAGGGACATGAAGTTTGGTTTGAAGATGCCCGAAGTGCTCAAGCAAAATTTGACATGGCAAAACAATATAATTTACGCGGTATTAGTTATTGGGCTTTAGGATACCCATTCCCACAAAATTGGGCATTATTAAATGATAACTTTACCATTCAAAAATTAACCAATAGTTAG
- a CDS encoding peptidase M14, whose translation MDVYVRRGDSFWYYSQVFSLPLQLIIDSNRNVNPQSFVIGQRIRIPGFITINYQIRLGDSLWLIARRLNLPMDSLFLINPNLNPNNLQIGQTIRLPQRVTWRVVNGIQNYDYNIMINDLQNLLTIYPFIQSTSIGNTVLGRNIPEVLIGNGSKRVHYNGSFHANEWITTSVIMTFLNDFLLSLTNQNSIRGLSTYPLYQRTMLSVVPMVNPDGVNLVINGPSEAEPYRSRVIEWNNGSMDFSNWKANINGVDLNDQFPARWEDERDRNPKTPGPRDYGGEAPLTEPEAIAMANLTRRRDFTRVLAFHTQGEVIYWGYENMEPPESEVIVNEFSRVSGYTPERTIESWAGYKDWFIQDWRRPGFTVELGTGVNPLPLSQFDEIYEETLGIFLAGLYM comes from the coding sequence GTGGACGTATACGTGAGAAGAGGGGATTCGTTTTGGTATTATAGCCAAGTATTTAGTTTACCTTTGCAATTAATCATTGATTCAAACCGAAACGTCAACCCTCAAAGCTTTGTAATTGGTCAAAGAATCCGTATACCAGGCTTTATCACTATAAACTACCAAATTAGACTTGGAGATAGTTTATGGTTAATTGCAAGAAGGCTGAATCTTCCAATGGATTCACTCTTTCTCATTAACCCTAATTTAAATCCAAATAACCTGCAAATTGGCCAAACAATTCGGCTTCCACAAAGGGTTACATGGAGAGTCGTAAATGGCATACAAAATTATGATTATAATATTATGATAAACGACCTGCAAAATTTATTAACAATTTATCCTTTCATTCAATCAACTTCCATTGGTAACACTGTTCTTGGACGTAATATTCCTGAAGTATTAATCGGGAATGGTTCAAAGCGTGTTCATTATAACGGTTCATTCCACGCAAACGAATGGATTACTACATCAGTTATTATGACCTTCTTAAATGATTTCCTTTTATCCTTAACAAATCAAAATTCAATTCGTGGTTTAAGTACTTATCCACTTTATCAGCGAACTATGTTATCAGTAGTTCCCATGGTAAACCCAGATGGTGTTAACCTTGTCATCAATGGACCCTCTGAGGCTGAACCTTACAGAAGTAGAGTAATAGAATGGAACAACGGAAGCATGGACTTTTCTAATTGGAAGGCAAATATAAATGGTGTGGATTTAAACGACCAGTTTCCTGCACGATGGGAAGATGAAAGAGATAGAAATCCGAAAACTCCGGGACCGAGGGATTATGGTGGTGAGGCGCCATTAACTGAGCCTGAGGCAATCGCGATGGCCAATTTAACAAGAAGGAGAGACTTTACTAGAGTTTTAGCTTTCCATACACAAGGTGAGGTTATTTATTGGGGTTATGAAAACATGGAGCCACCCGAATCTGAAGTTATCGTCAATGAGTTTAGTAGAGTAAGTGGCTATACACCTGAAAGAACAATAGAAAGCTGGGCTGGATATAAGGATTGGTTTATTCAAGATTGGCGAAGACCTGGCTTTACAGTCGAACTGGGTACCGGAGTCAATCCATTACCTTTAAGTCAATTTGACGAAATTTATGAAGAGACTTTAGGTATTTTCCTTGCAGGTTTGTATATGTAA
- the yflS gene encoding putative malate transporter YflS — protein sequence MDQNKEKREVKFIPLVVIFLVGAIIWVIPHPEGLQVRAWHLFAIFVSTIIGLILKPIPMGSIAILALTVIMITETLTLQEALSGFQNSTIWLIVIAFFISRGFIKTGLGTRVAYLFVRLFGKKTLGLSYSLIASDLILSPAMPSNTARAGGILLPIIRSLSETYGSRSGDGTERKIGAFLTTASFQGNMITSAMFMTAMAANPLAAKIAEDITGATVTWVGWMVAALVPGIISLIIVPFIIYKIYPPDIKETPSATAEATKKLDEMGPLKREEWYMIGIFIILVVLWIFGSSINLDSTVTAFIGLMLLLLTEVLTWSDIKQEQGAWDTLVWFSVLVMMAMFLNSTGMIPWFSDKVQGFIGETSWFIALIILTIIYFYSHYFFASNTAHVSAMYGAFLSVIVAAGAPPLVSALILAFFSNLFGCLTNYGSGPAPVFFGTGYVTQEKWWGIGLLISFIHLVVWIIIGGLWWKVLGLW from the coding sequence GTGGACCAGAATAAAGAAAAACGTGAAGTGAAATTCATTCCATTAGTGGTCATTTTCCTAGTCGGAGCGATTATTTGGGTTATTCCCCATCCCGAAGGATTACAAGTACGGGCTTGGCATTTATTTGCCATCTTTGTCTCTACCATTATTGGTCTTATACTAAAGCCTATCCCTATGGGAAGTATCGCAATTTTAGCATTAACGGTTATTATGATTACCGAAACATTAACCTTACAGGAAGCGCTTAGTGGATTCCAAAACTCAACCATTTGGTTAATCGTTATCGCTTTTTTCATCTCTAGAGGATTTATTAAAACCGGGCTCGGAACACGGGTTGCCTATCTTTTTGTGCGATTGTTTGGGAAAAAAACTTTAGGGTTATCCTATTCCCTTATAGCCAGTGACTTAATCCTTTCTCCAGCAATGCCTTCTAATACAGCACGTGCTGGTGGGATCCTACTACCAATCATTCGCTCTTTGTCTGAAACATACGGTTCGCGATCTGGTGATGGGACGGAACGAAAAATAGGGGCGTTCTTGACAACTGCTTCTTTTCAGGGAAACATGATTACTTCTGCTATGTTTATGACAGCGATGGCCGCCAACCCTTTAGCTGCGAAAATAGCAGAAGATATTACAGGGGCAACAGTTACCTGGGTGGGCTGGATGGTTGCAGCCTTAGTACCAGGAATAATTAGTTTAATCATCGTGCCATTTATTATTTACAAAATTTATCCACCTGATATTAAAGAGACTCCTTCTGCAACAGCCGAAGCGACGAAAAAGCTTGATGAAATGGGACCTTTAAAACGCGAAGAATGGTATATGATTGGGATTTTTATCATTTTAGTTGTTTTATGGATATTTGGCTCTAGTATCAATCTTGATTCGACTGTAACTGCCTTTATCGGTTTAATGCTGTTACTACTTACAGAAGTGTTAACATGGTCTGATATTAAGCAAGAACAAGGGGCTTGGGATACTTTGGTTTGGTTCTCAGTTTTAGTCATGATGGCAATGTTTTTAAATAGTACAGGTATGATTCCTTGGTTCAGTGATAAGGTTCAAGGATTCATTGGCGAAACATCCTGGTTCATTGCACTCATCATACTTACAATTATTTATTTCTATTCTCATTACTTTTTTGCAAGTAATACTGCCCATGTAAGTGCAATGTACGGTGCATTTTTATCGGTTATTGTTGCAGCTGGTGCACCGCCACTCGTTTCAGCATTGATTCTCGCATTTTTCAGTAATTTATTTGGTTGTTTAACGAATTACGGCAGCGGACCTGCTCCTGTTTTTTTTGGGACAGGCTATGTTACACAAGAAAAGTGGTGGGGAATTGGACTACTTATTTCTTTCATCCACCTTGTAGTTTGGATAATTATAGGTGGTCTTTGGTGGAAAGTTCTTGGACTTTGGTAA
- a CDS encoding hypothetical protein (frameshifted, insertion at around 3938412, deletion at around 3938581), with translation MNQLLDEEGVLEDRHFGISVMVAFGYRAKDPRPKTRRSFDDVVRWV, from the coding sequence ATGAATCAGTTGCTTGATGAAGAAGGGGTATTGGAAGATAGACATTTTGGAATTTCTGTCATGGTAGCCTTTGGATATCGAGCAAAAGATCCTCGCCCAAAAACGCGAAGATCATTTGATGATGTTGTGAGATGGGTGTAG
- a CDS encoding transcriptional regulator YeiL encodes MEIYKGEKKRLFLKYNSIANLFSFSIEEFMEVHEYKRDEWIIQEGMRPDFLFYVIEGKAKIYVTHQNGKVSLINFVNAHEYIGEMELLNDVYYTKGIQASTKTICFALPIHRYRQKLLEDTKFLRELTKFLSGKATQMAAKYSQSLAFPLENRLADFILQTADQGVYKEKHVIVCDYLGVSYRHLLYVLTQFCEKAYLEKDGRNYRIKQYDSLYELAGVLRNEINNLNT; translated from the coding sequence ATGGAAATTTACAAAGGTGAAAAGAAGCGTCTGTTTTTGAAATATAACTCAATAGCAAATCTATTCTCCTTTTCAATTGAAGAGTTTATGGAAGTACATGAATACAAACGAGATGAATGGATTATTCAAGAAGGGATGAGACCGGATTTTCTATTTTATGTCATAGAAGGAAAAGCCAAAATTTATGTGACCCATCAAAACGGGAAAGTATCCCTTATCAATTTTGTGAATGCACATGAGTACATAGGAGAAATGGAATTATTAAATGATGTTTATTATACAAAGGGGATACAAGCATCCACGAAGACCATTTGTTTTGCACTTCCTATTCATCGTTATCGACAAAAATTACTAGAGGATACAAAGTTCTTGAGGGAATTAACTAAATTTTTAAGTGGAAAAGCAACCCAGATGGCAGCAAAGTATTCACAAAGCCTCGCTTTCCCGCTTGAAAATCGACTTGCGGATTTTATTTTACAAACCGCTGACCAAGGGGTTTATAAGGAAAAACATGTTATAGTTTGTGACTATTTAGGTGTATCCTATCGGCATTTACTATACGTACTCACACAATTCTGTGAAAAAGCTTATTTGGAGAAGGATGGGCGAAACTATCGAATCAAACAGTATGATTCCTTGTATGAGCTTGCAGGGGTGTTAAGAAATGAAATAAATAATTTAAATACGTAG
- the hcaT gene encoding MFS transporter translates to MNTQRWMSTHFFSFFMTWGIFLPYWSGWLIYTKGITVSEASFIMSLGLLARGLSTLFAFPYLSERFSSKTLLKLAAIGTLVSLLCYIPANSFTSLLIVTIILHIFYPALMPALDSAAGVLVQNKQLNHYGRSRQWGSIGFVSIGMVITIFTGLIGDEVIFWALLLGVIGFVLLGLMPTPVILSTKPNVESKQNVGLLQLFRIKHFGLVLVIVVLLQAAHATYYNYGYIFLQDIHAPVYLIGLIINIAVIAEIIFFSIADKKFGHLSVGSLLAIAAFGSSVRWILVFVFPNIAVFCVAQSLHAFSFAMGHFAFMKYLIGNIPHAQIPKAQGMYSAFALSWSTAVFTIFGGFLYEIEPRYAFIGMIVCTIPAMLIALVYRKLELKKDVLVSI, encoded by the coding sequence ATGAATACACAACGCTGGATGAGTACACATTTTTTTAGTTTTTTTATGACTTGGGGCATTTTTCTACCTTATTGGTCGGGGTGGTTGATTTATACAAAAGGGATTACCGTGTCAGAAGCGAGCTTCATCATGAGTTTAGGTTTGCTTGCAAGGGGGCTTTCAACACTTTTTGCCTTTCCTTATTTATCAGAAAGGTTTAGCAGTAAAACTCTATTAAAGCTAGCTGCCATTGGTACACTGGTATCACTTCTTTGTTATATTCCTGCAAATTCCTTTACTAGTTTACTTATCGTTACAATCATTTTACACATATTTTACCCAGCACTAATGCCTGCTTTAGATAGTGCTGCCGGTGTGCTTGTGCAAAATAAACAATTAAATCACTATGGAAGAAGTCGTCAATGGGGATCTATTGGTTTTGTCTCAATCGGCATGGTTATAACCATTTTTACAGGTCTGATTGGTGATGAAGTAATATTTTGGGCATTATTACTTGGTGTAATCGGTTTTGTGCTTCTTGGACTTATGCCTACACCTGTTATTCTATCTACAAAGCCGAATGTTGAGTCTAAGCAAAATGTGGGGCTGTTACAGCTATTCCGTATTAAACATTTTGGATTAGTACTCGTGATTGTCGTTTTATTGCAGGCGGCCCACGCTACTTATTACAACTATGGCTATATTTTTCTACAAGATATTCATGCACCAGTATATTTAATCGGTCTTATTATTAACATTGCTGTAATCGCAGAAATCATATTTTTCTCTATTGCAGATAAAAAATTTGGTCATTTATCAGTAGGTTCTTTACTAGCAATAGCTGCATTTGGTTCTTCTGTAAGATGGATATTAGTTTTTGTATTCCCAAATATCGCAGTTTTCTGTGTGGCGCAATCCTTACATGCATTCTCCTTTGCTATGGGACATTTTGCTTTTATGAAATACTTAATCGGCAATATTCCACACGCTCAAATTCCAAAAGCACAAGGGATGTACTCAGCCTTTGCCCTTAGCTGGAGTACGGCAGTCTTTACTATTTTCGGCGGCTTTTTATACGAAATCGAACCAAGATATGCCTTTATTGGGATGATTGTTTGCACCATTCCAGCAATGCTAATTGCACTTGTATATCGAAAGCTTGAGCTTAAAAAGGATGTTTTAGTTTCTATTTAA